A window of Flavobacterium flavigenum contains these coding sequences:
- a CDS encoding NAD(P)/FAD-dependent oxidoreductase, with translation MKTKPDVIIIGGGLAGLTAAIHLSKKGLKVILIEKSEYPRHKVCGEYISNEVVPYFLWLDIDILQSNPQQISSFEFTTQNGKIAQTKLPLGGFGISRYRLDTILYEKAVSNGCIIVKETVTGISFENDEFSVTTSSKIFHCKLVLGAFGKRSNVDQFLGRDFISKKSPWLAVKAHYSGISPNNQVALHNFNGGYCGVSKVENDIINICYLADYTSFKKYKNIEEYQKNVLYKNKQLKSVFENSTLLFDKPLTISQISFDKKRPVEDHVLMIGDAAGLIHPMCGNGMAMAIHSAKIASELIFEYHTGTITSRAILEKKYAVQWQKNFGRRLAMGRILASVLTNKTITNIFVSVVASMPALLSQIIKQTHGKPIAVKWQ, from the coding sequence TTCAAAAAAAGGATTAAAGGTAATCTTAATCGAAAAATCAGAGTATCCGCGGCATAAGGTATGCGGAGAGTATATTTCTAATGAAGTCGTCCCCTATTTTCTTTGGCTTGATATAGATATTTTACAATCGAATCCCCAACAAATTTCGTCTTTTGAATTTACAACTCAAAATGGCAAAATTGCCCAAACAAAACTTCCTCTTGGCGGATTTGGTATTAGCCGATACAGGCTGGATACTATTTTATATGAAAAAGCAGTATCAAATGGATGCATTATTGTAAAAGAAACAGTTACAGGTATTTCTTTTGAAAATGATGAATTTTCAGTTACAACTTCCAGTAAAATCTTCCATTGCAAATTAGTATTAGGTGCGTTTGGAAAACGTTCTAATGTTGATCAGTTCTTAGGGCGGGATTTTATAAGTAAAAAATCCCCTTGGCTTGCAGTGAAGGCTCATTATTCAGGCATCAGTCCTAACAATCAGGTAGCACTTCATAATTTTAATGGAGGTTACTGTGGTGTTTCAAAGGTGGAAAATGACATTATAAATATCTGCTATCTTGCAGATTATACTTCTTTTAAAAAATATAAAAACATAGAAGAGTATCAAAAAAACGTCCTTTATAAAAACAAACAGCTTAAATCTGTTTTTGAAAACAGTACACTCTTGTTTGATAAGCCTCTCACTATCAGCCAGATTTCTTTTGATAAAAAACGGCCAGTAGAAGACCATGTTTTGATGATTGGCGATGCTGCCGGGCTTATCCATCCAATGTGCGGTAATGGTATGGCGATGGCGATACACAGTGCAAAAATAGCATCAGAATTAATATTTGAATATCATACAGGAACAATAACTTCAAGAGCTATTTTAGAAAAAAAATATGCAGTACAATGGCAGAAAAATTTTGGAAGAAGATTAGCAATGGGAAGGATTTTGGCAAGTGTCTTAACCAATAAAACAATAACAAACATATTTGTGTCGGTCGTTGCCTCAATGCCAGCATTATTATCCCAAATAATCAAACAGACACATGGTAAACCAATAGCAGTTAAATGGCAATAA
- a CDS encoding methyltransferase domain-containing protein translates to MAINTKYRTQEAEIMDDFSLQGRELRAALDQIARINQLLGGNQVTLHGIKKIIKKVNVSQTIVIADVGCGNGDMLRMLADYGLKNNLKFKLIGIDANAFTVNYAQTLSNDYSNIEYLCLDIFSDEFSTINYDIVLCTLTLHHFTNEQILNIITTFNNNAGIGIVINDLHRSKLAYRLFKLICIVFSLGKMSREDGLISILRGFRKNELEEFSKKLNLKNYTINWKWAFRYQWIITKI, encoded by the coding sequence ATGGCAATAAACACAAAGTACAGAACACAGGAAGCCGAAATAATGGACGATTTTTCACTTCAGGGAAGAGAACTCCGTGCTGCTCTTGATCAGATTGCCCGTATTAATCAATTGCTTGGAGGCAATCAGGTTACACTTCACGGAATAAAAAAAATAATAAAAAAAGTTAATGTTTCCCAGACAATCGTAATTGCTGATGTAGGCTGCGGTAACGGTGATATGCTGAGAATGCTGGCCGATTATGGATTAAAAAACAATCTTAAATTTAAGCTCATCGGGATTGATGCCAATGCTTTTACTGTAAATTATGCCCAAACATTATCTAATGATTACTCCAATATTGAGTATTTGTGTCTGGACATTTTTAGCGATGAATTTTCTACAATTAACTATGATATTGTGTTATGCACCCTCACGCTGCACCATTTTACGAATGAACAAATATTAAATATAATTACTACCTTTAATAATAACGCAGGCATTGGTATTGTTATCAATGATTTGCATCGCAGTAAACTGGCTTACAGGCTTTTTAAATTGATTTGTATCGTTTTTAGTCTGGGTAAAATGTCGCGTGAAGATGGTCTGATATCTATTTTAAGAGGATTTCGAAAAAATGAACTGGAAGAGTTTTCAAAAAAACTGAATTTAAAAAACTATACTATAAATTGGAAATGGGCTTTCCGCTACCAATGGATAATTACAAAAATATGA